One region of Paenibacillus polymyxa M1 genomic DNA includes:
- a CDS encoding glycoside hydrolase family 5 protein encodes MNALLRKALLSGLAGLLIMIGLGGFFSKAQAASGFYVSGTNLYDSTGKPFVMRGVNHAHTWYKNDLYTAIPAIAKTGANTVRIVLSNGNQYTKDDINSVKNIISLVSNHKMIAVLEVHDATGKDDYASLDAAVNYWISIKDALIGKEDRVIVNIANEWYGSWNGGGWADGYKQAIPKLRNAGIKNTLIVDCAGWGQYPQSINDFGKSVFAADSLKNTVFSIHMYEFAGKDVQTVRTNIDNVLYQGLPLIIGEFGGYHQGADVDETEIMRYGQSKSVGWLAWSWYGNSSNLNYLDLVTGPNGNLTDWGRTVVEGANGIKETSKKAGIF; translated from the coding sequence GTGAACGCATTGTTAAGAAAAGCATTATTGTCTGGACTCGCTGGTCTGCTTATCATGATTGGTTTGGGGGGATTCTTCTCCAAGGCGCAAGCTGCTTCAGGATTTTATGTAAGCGGTACCAATCTGTATGACTCTACAGGCAAACCGTTCGTTATGAGAGGCGTCAATCATGCTCACACTTGGTACAAAAACGATCTTTATACTGCTATCCCAGCAATTGCTAAAACAGGTGCTAATACAGTCCGAATTGTCCTTTCTAACGGAAACCAGTACACCAAGGATGACATTAATTCCGTGAAAAATATTATCTCTCTCGTCTCCAACCATAAAATGATTGCTGTACTTGAAGTTCATGACGCTACAGGTAAAGACGACTATGCGTCTTTGGATGCAGCAGTGAATTACTGGATTAGTATAAAAGATGCTCTGATCGGCAAGGAAGATCGGGTTATCGTGAACATTGCGAACGAATGGTATGGCTCTTGGAATGGAGGCGGTTGGGCAGATGGGTATAAGCAAGCGATTCCCAAGCTGAGAAACGCAGGCATCAAAAATACGCTCATCGTCGATTGTGCTGGATGGGGACAATACCCTCAGTCTATCAATGACTTTGGTAAATCTGTGTTTGCAGCTGATTCTTTGAAAAATACCGTTTTCTCCATTCATATGTATGAATTTGCTGGCAAAGATGTTCAAACGGTTCGAACCAATATTGATAACGTTCTGTATCAAGGGCTCCCTTTGATTATTGGTGAATTTGGCGGTTACCATCAGGGAGCAGACGTCGACGAGACAGAAATCATGAGATACGGCCAATCTAAAAGCGTAGGCTGGTTAGCCTGGTCCTGGTATGGCAATAGCTCCAACCTTAATTATCTTGATCTTGTGACAGGACCTAACGGCAATCTGACCGATTGGGGTCGCACCGTGGTAGAGGGAGCCAACGGGATCAAAGAAACATCGAAAAAAGCGGGTATCTTCTAA
- a CDS encoding 5' nucleotidase, NT5C type, translating into MRKPIIAVDMDDTICHLVKRAIYHNNSEFPTHPLHYEDMLDWNTDHLRHPKSTHDVFYGRPGLFEELELYDEYVVEEMEKLCNAFDVIIVTAAEPKTVVEKWNWLQRHMPFIPMENFFPCKRKNLINYDLLIDDGPHNLVPALEDGKKVLCIPHPWNLRAREQYAFPVMASWQGAKERIDSILGVLK; encoded by the coding sequence ATGAGAAAACCAATCATAGCAGTCGATATGGACGATACGATCTGTCATCTCGTCAAACGGGCTATATACCATAACAATAGTGAATTTCCCACTCATCCGCTTCATTATGAAGACATGTTAGATTGGAACACCGATCATCTACGTCATCCCAAAAGCACACATGATGTATTTTATGGACGACCGGGTTTGTTTGAGGAACTTGAGCTATATGACGAGTATGTTGTAGAAGAAATGGAGAAGCTTTGCAATGCTTTTGATGTCATTATTGTGACAGCGGCAGAACCAAAAACCGTCGTGGAGAAATGGAATTGGCTTCAGAGGCATATGCCATTCATTCCGATGGAGAATTTTTTCCCATGTAAACGAAAGAATCTGATTAACTATGATCTCCTGATTGATGATGGTCCCCATAATCTAGTGCCTGCGCTGGAGGACGGGAAGAAGGTGCTTTGTATTCCTCATCCATGGAATTTGAGAGCAAGAGAGCAATATGCATTCCCGGTCATGGCATCTTGGCAAGGAGCAAAAGAACGAATCGACTCCATTTTGGGAGTTCTGAAATAA